One genomic region from Leptolyngbyaceae cyanobacterium JSC-12 encodes:
- a CDS encoding hypothetical protein (IMG reference gene:2510094328): MDLQLNNNWNVLADPFYAMKGRTQFNIAAVSKLTPGEAITAVMGEKLAGRILSNNVINAVSSVQASLFAAWCYLRLRQTAQLTFPIELDEVFYFADHTRNNSLHIAGLDVLKQYGRFVQQPSVLGTAMSQYRSLIKDGEIVKRLAHTHALEEWCVRQALLTGVYANLGVEFKLLTYALARPVIEQVFGVQDRIVYVDHNWTRCFDFNATQADVAVVIDWLAGALCKGGVSPIQVSATGEDGFSVWIDEYEFRVTAKDGVFEVSRNLRFNNMLLVSSLTGRGRGVRIPAEDMSLVNSYGTFLYGLVMLGAKYLTAPVPELGQLVSKKMFVELPVQSDDEAQAYDGDRTYYDRYVTVTRLSATDMPFGFARYQVDGEWNTKVIYNREIGVTSLGDVEKNGVQIKGAKLPAKHVVDRSALLGFNLVRMPRGQFIDGRRSCIQAKHVPSELREQFVREVLSQLTDNTEAAIAEYARQQFGLSGSDEEVIKTASQHLIIGLSSKLAKLIKRTAMDAACVGLLEGGSTRGLKRFGQSVESSNNWVVEAVVSPHATFPAGMAVYWGEGPTLLVKHTQTVQPNVPGVIKEEELAGAVVSLVGGQQFERRGWQVIRMEQPLRIADKEPICDVPYITEEGCFRHTITNNTPDAYLLEIRWRLAKVAGNRTTLQVVLVTQTREHQIKGRNNIKCMLSRYTPDVVHNNLNAELNARSVFFADTNKWLDLVQSIADVAVCTAINNADAEGLKLIEECNSLVGVEGANYLEWSPVLAVMGKYQQLINWFEAKFGRAIWFRHADASAEWTTVLKKMYKGAKGWETVEPTSVGYAIPSNAESIEVYADGCIENHKTNVLVFYTVEGVEYFVQRAWSYAGTNKTGAVWQPVKAELSSVRASVGQTPLMAGVARAVETEDPAFAQRLVKDGFKQVHKSAVFFAMAKNQTIKAKGGNDLPMYMLGDSNAASLLQTEELRDLVNNPVNAGNLLKLLAPMFRNCVFSVCCGIKGHFSVYLPAVAAQDANTDFASVDGMSDLITQLVVQYINGAATNSPEYLQLAGRAKGALTKLTESGALVKSAAFCRMSMQAKTMALPGIPVNEVWVRDSARKNSVHSLMERVFS; encoded by the coding sequence ATGGATTTACAATTGAACAACAACTGGAACGTACTTGCTGATCCTTTCTACGCTATGAAAGGTCGCACACAATTCAATATCGCAGCTGTAAGTAAGCTCACACCTGGTGAAGCTATTACCGCTGTTATGGGTGAGAAGCTTGCTGGTCGTATTCTGAGCAACAACGTTATTAACGCTGTAAGCTCTGTGCAAGCTTCTTTGTTTGCTGCATGGTGTTATTTGCGTTTAAGACAAACAGCTCAACTTACTTTTCCTATTGAGCTGGATGAAGTGTTCTACTTTGCAGATCACACCCGTAACAACAGTCTGCACATTGCAGGACTTGACGTGCTGAAACAATACGGTCGGTTTGTACAACAACCCTCTGTATTGGGTACTGCAATGTCTCAATACCGTTCTTTGATTAAGGACGGTGAAATTGTTAAGAGGTTAGCTCACACACACGCGCTAGAAGAATGGTGTGTACGTCAAGCTCTCTTGACAGGTGTTTACGCCAACTTAGGAGTAGAGTTCAAGTTATTAACTTATGCACTTGCTCGTCCAGTGATTGAGCAAGTGTTTGGGGTGCAAGACCGCATCGTATACGTCGATCACAACTGGACCCGTTGTTTTGATTTCAATGCAACACAAGCTGACGTTGCAGTTGTAATTGATTGGTTAGCAGGAGCACTCTGTAAAGGTGGTGTCTCACCTATTCAAGTGTCTGCCACCGGAGAAGATGGTTTCAGCGTGTGGATCGACGAGTACGAATTCCGAGTCACTGCTAAGGATGGCGTGTTTGAAGTTAGCCGTAACCTACGGTTTAATAACATGCTGTTGGTTAGCAGCCTGACTGGTCGTGGTCGTGGAGTACGCATTCCTGCAGAAGACATGTCCTTAGTTAATAGCTATGGCACATTCCTGTACGGATTGGTCATGTTGGGTGCAAAATATCTAACTGCTCCTGTTCCTGAATTGGGTCAGTTGGTATCTAAGAAAATGTTCGTTGAGCTGCCAGTGCAGTCAGATGATGAAGCGCAAGCCTATGATGGCGATCGCACTTACTACGACCGTTATGTTACGGTCACCAGATTATCTGCAACCGATATGCCCTTTGGGTTTGCTCGGTATCAAGTAGACGGTGAATGGAACACCAAAGTTATTTACAACCGTGAGATTGGAGTAACCAGTCTTGGTGATGTAGAGAAGAACGGTGTCCAAATAAAGGGTGCAAAGTTACCTGCAAAGCATGTTGTGGACCGTAGTGCTTTGTTAGGGTTCAACTTAGTTCGTATGCCACGGGGTCAGTTTATCGATGGTCGTCGCAGTTGCATCCAAGCAAAGCACGTACCAAGCGAGCTGCGTGAGCAGTTTGTGCGGGAAGTGCTAAGTCAGCTAACTGACAACACTGAAGCTGCAATTGCAGAATATGCCCGTCAACAGTTTGGTTTGAGTGGTTCTGACGAGGAGGTTATTAAGACTGCTTCTCAGCATCTAATTATCGGGTTGTCTTCTAAATTAGCCAAGCTGATTAAGCGTACAGCAATGGACGCAGCTTGTGTTGGTTTGCTGGAAGGAGGAAGTACCAGAGGCTTGAAACGCTTTGGTCAATCTGTTGAATCAAGTAATAACTGGGTTGTGGAAGCAGTAGTTTCACCTCATGCCACTTTTCCTGCTGGTATGGCAGTTTACTGGGGTGAAGGACCAACACTGTTAGTCAAACATACGCAAACGGTACAACCTAATGTACCAGGAGTAATTAAGGAGGAGGAATTAGCGGGTGCTGTAGTGTCATTGGTTGGTGGTCAGCAATTTGAACGTAGAGGCTGGCAAGTGATTCGCATGGAACAACCATTGCGGATTGCTGATAAGGAACCTATCTGTGATGTACCTTACATTACAGAAGAGGGTTGTTTTAGACACACCATCACAAATAACACTCCTGATGCTTACTTGCTAGAGATCCGCTGGCGGTTGGCTAAAGTTGCAGGGAACCGCACCACTCTGCAAGTTGTGTTAGTGACACAAACTAGAGAACATCAAATCAAAGGTCGGAACAATATCAAGTGTATGCTTTCCCGCTACACACCTGACGTTGTTCACAACAACCTCAACGCAGAGTTGAATGCACGGTCTGTATTCTTTGCAGACACAAATAAGTGGCTAGACCTGGTGCAATCTATCGCAGATGTTGCAGTATGCACTGCAATTAATAATGCCGATGCAGAAGGTTTGAAACTGATTGAAGAGTGTAACTCTTTAGTCGGGGTTGAGGGTGCGAATTATCTGGAGTGGTCACCAGTTCTGGCTGTAATGGGTAAATACCAGCAGCTAATCAACTGGTTTGAAGCCAAGTTCGGACGCGCAATTTGGTTCAGACATGCAGACGCTTCTGCAGAGTGGACTACTGTGCTGAAGAAAATGTACAAGGGTGCAAAAGGTTGGGAAACGGTTGAACCTACTTCTGTAGGGTATGCCATCCCAAGTAATGCAGAAAGCATTGAAGTTTATGCTGACGGGTGCATTGAAAACCATAAGACCAACGTACTTGTGTTTTACACTGTTGAAGGTGTGGAGTATTTTGTACAACGTGCTTGGTCTTATGCAGGGACAAATAAGACGGGTGCAGTGTGGCAACCAGTGAAAGCTGAGTTGTCAAGTGTTCGTGCAAGTGTAGGACAAACACCTTTGATGGCTGGAGTAGCCCGTGCTGTTGAGACAGAAGATCCTGCGTTTGCGCAACGACTAGTAAAGGATGGGTTCAAGCAGGTCCACAAATCTGCTGTATTCTTTGCGATGGCAAAGAATCAAACCATCAAAGCCAAAGGTGGAAACGATTTACCAATGTATATGCTAGGCGACTCAAATGCAGCTAGTCTGCTGCAAACCGAGGAGCTTCGTGACCTGGTTAATAACCCGGTTAATGCAGGTAACCTGTTGAAACTTCTGGCTCCAATGTTTAGAAATTGTGTATTCAGTGTTTGCTGTGGCATTAAGGGGCACTTCAGTGTGTACCTACCCGCTGTGGCAGCACAGGATGCAAATACAGATTTTGCAAGTGTAGATGGAATGAGTGACCTGATCACTCAACTGGTTGTTCAATACATCAACGGTGCTGCAACGAATAGTCCTGAATATCTACAGCTTGCGGGTCGCGCAAAGGGTGCTCTTACGAAGTTGACTGAGAGTGGTGCTTTGGTAAAATCTGCTGCGTTCTGCCGCATGTCCATGCAGGCAAAGACGATGGCGTTACCAGGTATCCCTGTAAATGAAGTGTGGGTGCGGGATTCTGCTCGTAAGAACTCGGTTCATTCTTTGATGGAACGAGTTTTCAGTTAA
- a CDS encoding hypothetical protein (IMG reference gene:2510094327), which produces MSLDGKKVMMSRAPMTTPSIMKVRVIYDDHPLADWFEEDTAYISPIGNVRDAGDCDGDNRVFCDAGDSNLELTTFDDVVSNVVKRTGSDQLVPGGAYWGDHYNVPSEKAVAKKRGLGAKNLSIDLCSTDLRDKQTRKSLPGMLEGSTLMFQEAVGWVHRLFLTADLYLSLVWSLQDDLKKLFPDWTPPEFTKNKSLVLILAEIYEVPLGGLSWEAYDVIFGTLIPVIQGMDLGTTNPEVIAKFEKELNAADMNGACALDIYSAAKEVAACRNISKSGEVTDFYESPEDFIKLTAEMAALISKGQFDVAGEDTHKSMVDNFVSWLTTINPSLSLVEKSITVAQCWEFCKTIAVAIQGEVVEIDLDLF; this is translated from the coding sequence ATGAGTTTAGACGGAAAGAAAGTAATGATGAGTCGTGCTCCCATGACAACACCTTCTATTATGAAGGTTCGTGTCATTTACGATGATCATCCTCTTGCAGATTGGTTTGAAGAAGATACTGCGTACATTAGCCCGATCGGTAATGTACGTGATGCGGGTGACTGTGATGGTGATAACAGAGTATTCTGCGATGCAGGAGACTCCAACTTAGAGTTAACGACATTTGATGATGTTGTTAGTAACGTAGTTAAAAGGACAGGTTCAGATCAACTAGTACCAGGTGGTGCCTATTGGGGTGACCACTACAACGTACCTTCTGAAAAGGCAGTAGCCAAGAAACGTGGTTTGGGTGCAAAGAATCTCAGCATTGACTTATGCTCGACTGATTTACGAGACAAGCAAACTCGAAAGAGCTTGCCTGGGATGCTGGAAGGAAGCACCTTGATGTTTCAAGAGGCTGTTGGTTGGGTGCATAGATTGTTCTTAACAGCTGATCTGTACTTGAGCCTTGTCTGGTCTTTGCAAGACGACCTAAAGAAACTGTTCCCAGATTGGACTCCTCCAGAGTTCACAAAGAACAAATCTTTAGTCCTGATCCTTGCTGAGATTTACGAAGTACCTCTAGGAGGTCTAAGCTGGGAAGCATACGATGTCATTTTTGGTACGTTGATTCCAGTAATCCAGGGTATGGATCTGGGTACAACGAACCCAGAAGTGATAGCAAAGTTTGAGAAAGAACTGAACGCTGCTGATATGAACGGTGCTTGTGCACTGGATATTTATTCAGCAGCTAAGGAAGTTGCAGCCTGTAGGAACATCTCAAAGTCTGGAGAAGTGACTGACTTCTATGAAAGCCCGGAAGATTTTATTAAGTTGACTGCAGAGATGGCAGCACTAATATCCAAAGGGCAGTTTGATGTTGCTGGAGAAGACACACACAAGTCGATGGTTGACAACTTCGTAAGTTGGCTAACAACCATAAACCCATCTTTGAGCTTGGTTGAGAAATCAATCACAGTTGCTCAATGCTGGGAGTTCTGCAAAACGATTGCAGTAGCGATACAAGGAGAGGTTGTAGAGATTGACCTTGATTTGTTTTAG